In Risungbinella massiliensis, the genomic stretch CTCCTGCTGTTAAAAATCTCATCTTTTGCTACTCCTTTTCTACCGCCTATCTCAAATGCATTCTTCCCTATCTTACCAGATGAATCGCTTTCCATCATTTCCCTAGCAACCAGAGGATAAAAAATAAAATTGAGAGAAAACTCATCGCTACCATAGGAAACTTCGATGGCCGTTCTTCTTCTACGTCAAAAGAGTCTATAGATGGTGCAGACTCCTGTAAGCGAAGTGGGAAAAATGGTTTCATCGTATAGTAAATAATCAAGATACCTTTTGGAAATGGGTAGCTCTCTACCGTTTCATAGTCGCGTTCATTCAACCAATCTTCTAATTCTCCTATCTTTTCTCGCTCTAAATAGATCGCTTCTCCCATCCATAGTTGGTTTGGTTCCTCTTGATTCTCTGTATAAATCAAGAGATGTTCACCTAAATCATGAATCTTCCGAAAAAGATTTGCCTGCAATTGCATTTCAACATAGTGCACGATCAATAATGGTTCGCTCTTTGAAAAGACCTGATAAAATTTGCTTTGCTCTTTTCTCATCTACAGGTCCTCCCTTTTATTAAAATCCAGACTTATATTTATTAGCGAAAAAGCAAACCTTTTCAAAGCTATTGGTTAATGGTATATACCAAATTCATTTTCCTATATTTTGAAAAAGCCCTCTCATCCAATATATCAAAAGATTTGTTATAATATAATAGAATCCTAGATGGAATGAGGGGTATCGATGACCTGGAAAAAGCAGATTAACCATAATGAAACTGCTATATATAGAAAGTATTATCCAGTTGGTTCAGAGATTCAATGCAAATTTCTCCATGCCATTGATGGCGATACCATTCTCTTGCAAGATTTAAAATTACAGAGAGCTATTCGTATTCGAATACGTGGAATCAATTGTCCTGAGTTACATAAAGACCAACCTTTGTTGTCTCCTGACCCATTTGCTGAAGAAGCCCATATGTATACAAAAAACAAACTACTACAAGCTCAAACCATTCAATTGGAGGTGTCTGAGGCTCACTATGATATTTACGGTAGATTACTAGCACATATCAAAGTAGATGGTACTTGTTTGGGGAGAAGCTTACTCAAAAAAGGGCTTGCTACCACTTGTTATTTAGATAACTTTGAAAATGATACATTAGCCAACCGCTTTCGACAAGATGAGCGAAAAGGGAAGAAGCGAGCAAATCAAAAATTTCCTAACATCTGGAGTCTCCCAAACTATGTGAGAAACGGAAAATTTTATGTAAGAGATGTGCCATCTAGCAGCCTAGAAGCAATTGGCTACCTTGCCAGTTAAGGTGTATTTCACCCATCTGCACCACAACCTCAAATTTAATTTAGACCCATAC encodes the following:
- a CDS encoding thermonuclease family protein; translation: MTWKKQINHNETAIYRKYYPVGSEIQCKFLHAIDGDTILLQDLKLQRAIRIRIRGINCPELHKDQPLLSPDPFAEEAHMYTKNKLLQAQTIQLEVSEAHYDIYGRLLAHIKVDGTCLGRSLLKKGLATTCYLDNFENDTLANRFRQDERKGKKRANQKFPNIWSLPNYVRNGKFYVRDVPSSSLEAIGYLAS